The window GCAAACATTTGTGTTGCTCACCTTGTTTGGATTTTATAGGCCATGCCAAGAAAATCAGCCCCGCCACCATCGCCACCAGACACAACAGCACCGTCGCCATCGCCACCACACTGAGGATCCTGAGCAGGACAACGATGACAACGATGACCTTCTTCCTGTATTCCTCTTCTTCAGATGGCAAAGCAACGAAGAGAGACACGTGAATGACTGTTGTCGTGACACCGAGCCTTAGCGCTCGCGAGAGCCCCACAGCCAATGGGATGTGTCCGAGTCACAAAAACGCTCACCCTGGATGTTGCTCAGGATGCTTCCGGCATCCAGCTTGATGATGATGTCTTCCGGGACGCCGTCCAACTGGAACACGCATTCGTACTCCTGCTCCGCGGCGAGCGTCACCTCCACGTTCAGGTGGGCCGAGGTCTGGAAGGTTCCGTCGTGGTTGGGGAGGGTTGCCCCCATCTCCACGTCCTCGTGGATCTCCTCGCCGTTCTTCCTCCAAAAGAGGGACGATGTCCTGGGGTAGAAACCCGTGGCGTGGCAGGTGACCGGAGAGGAAGGAGTCTTCTGCAGGAGAGACACCGTGGGAAGTTCTGCACGCAAAGGCAAAGATGGAGGGAAACGCGTGAGGAGGGCAGGAAAGATAGAGCGAAAGAGGAtgtgtggagagagagagagagcgagaggacaATGTACCGGTTCTCGTCAGGAAGTCCCTCCCGTTTCTCAAATGTGTCTTTAACAGCTCAGGACACACCTCCCTGTGGGTAATCTTCTTGACTTTATTAAGCCCGTCAATTTGGTCCAACTTGATTTTGGTGATGAAAGCTTGTGGATGTGCTGCGATCCATGTCATCGTATTCGCCTCAAATGATAGGAAGTCTTCTCCATCGTATTGGTAGTGCTCCCAACCATTAACCTCTTCCGTCTCATCGTCCCATTTACAGCCTTTTATCACCTGAATCATGTGAACACCTGAAAGGATCGCATGCAAGATTCAGTGACGATAATCAGAGAGGAGCCAACAGTGACATGTCTGTTTAttagtcatggaaaaaaaaaaaagggtcagcACATGAAATGAATTTTACGAGCACACGCTTGGAAGGAAACAAACCTCCAGTTTGGTTGAAGCGCTTTTTAGCGGTTTCAATGTTGCGTTTCATGACCTGCTCATTCATAAGATCGATCGCTGTCTCTGTCTCCCAGAAGCGCGGATCATCTTCTGTGATTTTGTTCACCCAGTCATGTTTGGCTTTCGTTTCCCTGTGGTTGCTGTCAAACTGCAGAATCTGAACGCCATCAACATACGCAGCCTCCAAGAACTCTGGTAGCTTTGCAACTTGAGAGATCGTCGTGAAATAATTGAGCGTGTGAatgactgaaagacaaaaacaaaagtggcaCACATGATCATGCTGTGTTTTTACATTGTGcaattcatattttcaatgattctgtctgcagttggaacattggaGCACTCGACATGTTgcagttcaatgcccctcatcggccatttaaatccacttgtgaaaaaaaatagtaataattgccattctttttaattggcaaaaaaaaaaaatccaataacgttattgatcatatattgcctatataatattcaggaggcaaggttgaaatcttctttgcgagttgcaaaCTTTGGacccgaatctgacgtggggccgtggtacgaGTGGTGCTAGGGgtgtggaatcacgaaagggctgaactggaaggttTTGAagcgcctcccaaagaaaaagtaaGCAACTTGCAAATATttgaacctgaaaaaaaaaagaggcgaatctgaaaaaaaagaagagttaaacctggaaaaaaaaggtgaatctgaaaatataaaacatgaAACTGAAAAAAATAAGATCTCAAATGTTGAAAAATAATTGTGCTACCTGAAAATGaatagtttattttttaaaatgaccaaGGCGAAGCAAAACTAttttcaagtaaaaaaaacttgaaaaataaattgaggTGAAACCTGAAAacagtaatttaaaaaaaaatgaccaggGCGAGGGGAAACTATTTTCAACTCGAAAACTCTTTCAAATAAGTAATTTGATCTTGAATGCATTGTTTTATTGTTCAACTTTTAAGCTCAGCGCGTTTATTTTCagattcaagtttttttttttccaagtacaAGACTTTTGACCCCAAAGGGTTTCTTTATTTCATCGATTGGATATTTATGCAGGTGTACACTTTGATTTGTATCGTTTTTATTAactaaatcacaggtgtcaaactcaaggcccggggtccagatgcggcccgccacatcattttatgtggcccgcaaagacaaattgtgcatcaaatttgtgtgtcattactagaatttgaaatcgtctgatttgaaaacgagatttttgtcagtttgttttgtagcttttactgtatataatatgaggtgctcgtacatttatttgggttgacagtcataatggccctccgaaagaagctatgagtacaatgtggcccgtgaaaaatatgagtttgacacccctgaactAAATGTTCCAACAGTTATTAAAATAGCATTGTGTTCCCTTCTTACTAAGAGAAAACAAGTGTTCAGGTGAAAGAATTTTGCGCTCATAAAATGTTGGCGTAGCAGACATGTGAGAAATatttaataaacaaaaaaataataaatgcgtCAGTTCAAAATCAAGAGCGTCAATCTTTAGGATAACAAAACGAGTTGTAAGCAAAGTACAACTTACCAAGCGTCACGCTGTGTATTTGCACGGCCGCAACAAAGAATCCAAGTAAATTCATTCCATGCATCAAGTTGCCTGTGCCGTTTTACTCAAGCCAAGTATTTGCTCAAACTTGTGACTATGGCCGACGCATTATGACAGAAAACTGCAGACACGCGTTGGTGACTTTCCACTGATTGCCAGGAATGTACTGTGTGGTCAAACTGGTTCTACTGGTACATGTAACTTTGCCGCCGTATTGGAGGTGGAAAAGCCGAGCGCCGGCTGAACTATTCAGTTTGTTTGAAGCGCTTTTAGTGTTGTCTTTGGAGACCTGCTCATTACTATAGCACTGATGCCCACCTCGTTCTCCCGGTGCTCCGGCTTGTCAGCCGTGATGCAATAAAAATATCCCTGAAATTAATACTGAACGACTTTATTTGAAATCACTTGATGTTCGGAGGGCTTCACCAAAAACGATCAATGTACGTGATTCCCAAAACAGCTATTGACGTTTTCACCACCACTGGCCAGACGCTTAGTTTCAAATTAGTCTTTCATATTTTATTAAATTGATACTAAAAGTATCTAGTGAGTGTGTTTGTTTGGGTGAACACCTGAATGAGCTTCTTGTCGCACTGGTTTATCTGCATTTTTGATTGTTACAATAATTACAACATGAACCATGACGCATGAATAGtgttttatataatttataatattaattataataaatattattaatTATACTAATTGATAATAATACTAATTTACATAAAATTTCTGTGTATATAATACACCTTTACTTGTATAACTCTTTGTATTTTaacatttttgcaaatattttctcCTGCATTTTAGCTCAATGCAGAAAGTAAATAAGCACCACACAAAAATGTTGCCTCAAGAAGCATGTATTTCCTATGGTTTCACTTTATTTATCCATCTGTTTATTT of the Syngnathus typhle isolate RoL2023-S1 ecotype Sweden linkage group LG20, RoL_Styp_1.0, whole genome shotgun sequence genome contains:
- the LOC133144958 gene encoding H-2 class I histocompatibility antigen, K-B alpha chain-like, whose translation is MHGMNLLGFFVAAVQIHSVTLVIHTLNYFTTISQVAKLPEFLEAAYVDGVQILQFDSNHRETKAKHDWVNKITEDDPRFWETETAIDLMNEQVMKRNIETAKKRFNQTGGVHMIQVIKGCKWDDETEEVNGWEHYQYDGEDFLSFEANTMTWIAAHPQAFITKIKLDQIDGLNKVKKITHREVCPELLKTHLRNGRDFLTRTELPTVSLLQKTPSSPVTCHATGFYPRTSSLFWRKNGEEIHEDVEMGATLPNHDGTFQTSAHLNVEVTLAAEQEYECVFQLDGVPEDIIIKLDAGSILSNIQGERFCDSDTSHWLWGSRER